The following proteins come from a genomic window of Athalia rosae chromosome 1, iyAthRosa1.1, whole genome shotgun sequence:
- the LOC110117249 gene encoding uncharacterized protein LOC110117249 isoform X1: protein MCKSSRQLRWFCARVTKITVITPFEKRHEIIRAPTFRGWFVQRSFCAPYQARSEVRSVDGVTRGSYSYVDGAGLVQSTDYTADGEHGFRVAATNLPQAPVPVQDTPEVAAARAAHLLAVEQAAGRNIEDNQQAAADDQSDGVSVVAESSADAKSFKDEVPSVEAAAEPGAKESPVEEKAESVAEAKSVAADEGVEKKDESQNHQDVEQQQKGRAIGGEQHVAPVIASGAATLPVPLIPVNFDVPSVSVYSVRPAGAKAEQGSLPQATPAQGLITPAGTKLKSLPGGQVIAVAPRVALPSESQASESSAQGAAASSVETSRDFPHYERARAVFAPVVPSINVIPYGYDPTVASFLRYAPFPYIAYNVL from the exons ATGTGCAAATCGAGTCGTCAGCTCCGCTGGTTCTGCGCGCGagtaacaaaaataacagTGATCACCCCGTTCGAAAAACGCCATGAAATTATCC GTGCTCCTACTTTTCGGGGCTGGTTTGTTCAGCGTAGCTTTTG TGCGCCTTATCAGGCACGTTCCGAGGTCCGTTCCGTCGACGGTGTAACGCGAGGCTCCTACAGCTACGTCGATGGCGCCGGCTTGGTTCAAAGCACCGACTACACCGCTGACGGAGAACACGGTTTCCGAGTTGCGGCTACTAACCTCCCTCAAGCTCCTGTGCCCGTTCAAGATACCCCGGAAGTTGCGGCCGCCAGAGCGGCGCATTTACTTGCGGTCGAACAAGCCGCGGGAAGAAACATTGAAGATAATCAACAAGCTGCAGCGGATGATCAATCGGACGGTGTTTCCGTCGTAGCAGAATCGTCGGCGGACGCGAAATCGTTCAAAGACGAAGTTCCATCGGTCGAGGCGGCTGCTGAACCCGGAGCGAAAGAATCACCGGTCGAAGAAAAAGCGGAA TCGGTAGCGGAGGCGAAAAGCGTCGCGGCGGACGAGGGGGTCGAGAAGAAGGATGAGTCGCAAAATCATCAGGATGTCGAACAACAGCAGAAAGGTCGCGCGATCGGAGGAGAGCAACATGTCGCACCTGTAATTGCATCGGGTGCGGCGACACTCCCGGTTCCCCTCATCCCTGTCAATTTTGACGTACCTTCCGTCTCGGTTTACTCCGTTAGACCCGCCGGTGCCAAGGCCGAACAAGGATCACTTCCGCAAGCAACGCCCGCTCAAg GACTAATTACCCCCGCGGGAACGAAGCTGAAGAGTTTACCGGGTGGTCAAGTGATCGCAGTGGCTCCTCGGGTAGCTTTGCCAAGTGAATCGCAGGCATCGGAATCATCGGCACAAGGTGCGGCGGCGTCATCGGTCGAGACATCGAGAGATTTTCCACATTACGAAAGAGCCCGTGCCGTATTTGCTCCGGTAGTACCGAGCATAAACGTGATTCCTTACGGATACGATCCGACCGTAGCATCTTTTTTGAGATACGCACCATTTCCATACATCGCTTATAACGTCTTGTAA
- the LOC110117249 gene encoding uncharacterized protein LOC110117249 isoform X2, whose translation MKLSVLLLFGAGLFSVAFGKPAGIILGYQDGLGQYSFGYSAPYQARSEVRSVDGVTRGSYSYVDGAGLVQSTDYTADGEHGFRVAATNLPQAPVPVQDTPEVAAARAAHLLAVEQAAGRNIEDNQQAAADDQSDGVSVVAESSADAKSFKDEVPSVEAAAEPGAKESPVEEKAESVAEAKSVAADEGVEKKDESQNHQDVEQQQKGRAIGGEQHVAPVIASGAATLPVPLIPVNFDVPSVSVYSVRPAGAKAEQGSLPQATPAQGLITPAGTKLKSLPGGQVIAVAPRVALPSESQASESSAQGAAASSVETSRDFPHYERARAVFAPVVPSINVIPYGYDPTVASFLRYAPFPYIAYNVL comes from the exons ATGAAATTATCC GTGCTCCTACTTTTCGGGGCTGGTTTGTTCAGCGTAGCTTTTGGTAAGCCAGCGGGAATAATTCTGGGCTATCAGGATGGTTTGGGACAGTACAGTTTCGGTTACAGTGCGCCTTATCAGGCACGTTCCGAGGTCCGTTCCGTCGACGGTGTAACGCGAGGCTCCTACAGCTACGTCGATGGCGCCGGCTTGGTTCAAAGCACCGACTACACCGCTGACGGAGAACACGGTTTCCGAGTTGCGGCTACTAACCTCCCTCAAGCTCCTGTGCCCGTTCAAGATACCCCGGAAGTTGCGGCCGCCAGAGCGGCGCATTTACTTGCGGTCGAACAAGCCGCGGGAAGAAACATTGAAGATAATCAACAAGCTGCAGCGGATGATCAATCGGACGGTGTTTCCGTCGTAGCAGAATCGTCGGCGGACGCGAAATCGTTCAAAGACGAAGTTCCATCGGTCGAGGCGGCTGCTGAACCCGGAGCGAAAGAATCACCGGTCGAAGAAAAAGCGGAA TCGGTAGCGGAGGCGAAAAGCGTCGCGGCGGACGAGGGGGTCGAGAAGAAGGATGAGTCGCAAAATCATCAGGATGTCGAACAACAGCAGAAAGGTCGCGCGATCGGAGGAGAGCAACATGTCGCACCTGTAATTGCATCGGGTGCGGCGACACTCCCGGTTCCCCTCATCCCTGTCAATTTTGACGTACCTTCCGTCTCGGTTTACTCCGTTAGACCCGCCGGTGCCAAGGCCGAACAAGGATCACTTCCGCAAGCAACGCCCGCTCAAg GACTAATTACCCCCGCGGGAACGAAGCTGAAGAGTTTACCGGGTGGTCAAGTGATCGCAGTGGCTCCTCGGGTAGCTTTGCCAAGTGAATCGCAGGCATCGGAATCATCGGCACAAGGTGCGGCGGCGTCATCGGTCGAGACATCGAGAGATTTTCCACATTACGAAAGAGCCCGTGCCGTATTTGCTCCGGTAGTACCGAGCATAAACGTGATTCCTTACGGATACGATCCGACCGTAGCATCTTTTTTGAGATACGCACCATTTCCATACATCGCTTATAACGTCTTGTAA